The bacterium genome includes a window with the following:
- a CDS encoding DUF262 domain-containing protein encodes MLTTIQRSVVYRTGQTIKDTLDEIHRHALVLPAIQREFVWQPGQIYRFFDSLMQGYPFGTFLYWRVNPENSGKFKFFDFVLNYHERDNPHCPPLPEMHNRQLTAVLDGQQRLTALNIGLRGSMARKLPRLWRNNPNAFPQQKLHLDLLWKPDDDEEEGVRYRFRFLTEQQVQVHRDGQCWFRVGEILSMPNAGPAASKWLNARLPQELVDPAFETLDRLYQIVHSKHLVAYYEEKGQELDKALQIFIRMNDGATVLSHSDLLLSIAVAQWTNHDAREEIHKLVDELNGIGAGFTFSKDLVLKAGLMLSEIGSVGFRVDNFNRENMAKFEDTWDSIRVALTLTVQLVESFGFNGQNLTAHNAILPIAYYLHKKDPDVVYLRHSHFEGDRRIIREWLIRSLLKTGVWGSGLDTLLTSLREAIREGGSDAFSESLIREAMSRRGRSLVFDDEEIEELADMKYGGRLTFALLSLLFPFVDLRNQFHIDHIFPSARFKDRSLREAGVAEDEIGDFQIQKDQLANLQLLEGPVNTEKGTKMPVEWLSATIADPVESNMYREKYLLGQISDSMADFGSYYDARRDRLKARITELLGR; translated from the coding sequence ATGCTGACCACGATCCAGAGGAGTGTTGTGTACCGGACCGGCCAGACCATCAAGGACACCCTTGACGAGATTCATCGTCACGCTCTTGTACTGCCTGCTATACAGCGTGAATTCGTATGGCAGCCGGGCCAAATCTATCGCTTCTTTGATAGCCTCATGCAAGGCTACCCGTTTGGGACGTTTCTCTATTGGCGAGTCAATCCAGAGAACAGCGGCAAGTTCAAGTTCTTTGACTTCGTCCTCAACTATCACGAACGCGACAACCCTCACTGTCCACCCCTACCGGAGATGCACAATCGCCAGCTGACCGCGGTGCTCGACGGCCAACAACGACTGACCGCTCTCAATATTGGTCTAAGGGGCAGCATGGCTCGGAAGCTTCCGAGACTCTGGAGGAACAATCCTAATGCATTCCCCCAACAGAAGCTTCATCTCGACTTGCTCTGGAAACCGGATGACGATGAGGAAGAGGGGGTTAGATATCGGTTCCGGTTCTTGACCGAACAGCAGGTCCAAGTGCACCGAGATGGGCAATGTTGGTTTCGGGTAGGAGAGATTCTCTCGATGCCAAACGCAGGACCTGCTGCGTCGAAGTGGCTGAATGCTCGGCTACCGCAAGAGCTAGTAGATCCCGCTTTCGAGACGCTCGACAGACTGTATCAAATTGTACATTCGAAGCATCTAGTGGCCTATTACGAGGAGAAGGGCCAAGAGCTGGACAAGGCTCTCCAGATCTTCATTCGGATGAACGATGGGGCCACCGTGTTGTCTCATTCAGACCTTCTCCTCTCGATCGCAGTGGCCCAGTGGACGAATCATGATGCCCGGGAGGAAATACACAAACTGGTTGATGAACTAAACGGCATAGGTGCAGGATTTACGTTCTCCAAGGACTTGGTGCTAAAGGCTGGACTAATGCTGAGTGAGATTGGCAGTGTCGGCTTCCGAGTGGATAACTTCAATCGAGAGAACATGGCCAAGTTTGAAGATACCTGGGACAGCATCAGAGTTGCGCTAACATTGACAGTACAACTTGTAGAATCTTTTGGTTTCAATGGTCAGAATCTGACCGCCCACAACGCCATACTGCCAATTGCCTACTATCTCCACAAGAAAGATCCGGATGTCGTCTATCTGAGGCACAGCCATTTTGAGGGTGACCGGCGAATCATCCGCGAATGGCTCATCCGGAGCCTGCTCAAGACCGGCGTCTGGGGCAGTGGTCTGGACACTCTGCTGACCAGCCTTAGAGAAGCCATACGGGAAGGTGGGAGCGATGCCTTCTCTGAGTCGCTGATTCGTGAAGCAATGTCACGACGAGGTAGGTCGCTCGTTTTTGATGACGAGGAAATAGAGGAGTTGGCGGATATGAAATATGGAGGCAGGCTAACGTTCGCCCTGTTGTCCTTACTATTCCCATTCGTCGATCTCCGTAATCAATTTCACATTGACCACATCTTTCCTTCGGCACGATTCAAGGATCGATCGCTTCGAGAGGCCGGTGTCGCGGAGGATGAGATTGGCGACTTCCAGATACAAAAAGATCAGCTTGCCAACCTCCAATTACTTGAAGGTCCCGTCAATACTGAGAAGGGCACGAAGATGCCAGTCGAATGGCTATCTGCGACCATTGCTGACCCCGTAGAAAGCAACATGTATCGCGAGAAGTACCTGTTGGGACAGATATCTGATTCAATGGCTGACTTCGGCAGCTACTATGATGCTAGGAGGGACCGTCTTAAGGCGAGAATCACGGAGTTGCTCGGACGGTAG
- a CDS encoding DUF2335 domain-containing protein, whose translation MTADLPVKADDGGETSSDESAQVVSSTSLENFAGPLPPPNVVDAYGDINPGFPERIFALTESSLAHRQAMDRGRSRRSTVGLVAGVVIALSFLGVAAWLINGGHGVFGTILGSVDLVALVSVFVLGHRNGSRRGRQADQSHS comes from the coding sequence ATGACAGCCGATCTCCCCGTCAAGGCGGACGACGGGGGCGAGACGAGTTCCGACGAATCCGCCCAAGTCGTCAGCAGCACATCGTTGGAGAATTTCGCAGGTCCGCTGCCTCCGCCCAACGTGGTGGACGCGTACGGGGACATCAACCCCGGATTCCCGGAGAGAATCTTCGCACTCACCGAGTCATCCTTGGCACACCGCCAGGCAATGGATCGCGGGCGCTCGCGGCGCTCAACCGTTGGTCTCGTCGCCGGTGTCGTCATCGCCTTGTCATTCCTGGGTGTCGCCGCGTGGTTGATCAACGGCGGCCATGGCGTATTCGGAACGATTCTGGGTTCGGTCGATCTCGTCGCCCTGGTGTCGGTGTTCGTGTTGGGACACCGCAACGGCTCACGCCGCGGACGCCAAGCCGACCAGAGTCACAGCTAG
- a CDS encoding SDR family NAD(P)-dependent oxidoreductase, with protein MITGAASGLGRGIADRFGAAGCRLVLADVEEAALARAAAELTAAAVEAAAVPIDVSDAASMDALAAAVLDRHGRVDLLFNNAGVGIQKPTAEMTTRDWEWVLGVNLWGVIHGLRVFLPHMLARDAGRIVNTASSAGHVVVGNLAAYNASKHAVVAISETVRAELAQQHSAVTVAAFCPGLVRTRITSSARNRPDQLRNPGEPLPERESWDERMAEGRQEALEAQFGRAKSAAEAAAILHDGLLEGRFYIWTDDLFAEPLRQRHAEIQDSCWTAG; from the coding sequence GTGATCACCGGCGCGGCCAGCGGCCTGGGCCGAGGCATCGCCGACCGGTTCGGCGCCGCTGGCTGCCGCCTCGTCCTGGCCGACGTGGAAGAGGCCGCCTTGGCGCGGGCCGCCGCCGAACTGACCGCCGCCGCCGTCGAGGCCGCCGCCGTGCCCATCGACGTGTCCGACGCCGCCTCCATGGACGCCCTCGCCGCGGCGGTGCTGGACCGTCACGGCCGCGTGGACCTGCTCTTCAACAACGCCGGCGTGGGGATCCAGAAGCCCACGGCGGAGATGACCACGCGGGACTGGGAGTGGGTGCTGGGCGTGAACCTGTGGGGCGTCATTCACGGCCTGCGGGTCTTCCTGCCGCACATGCTGGCCCGCGACGCTGGCCGCATCGTCAACACGGCATCCTCGGCGGGCCATGTGGTCGTCGGGAATCTGGCCGCCTACAACGCCTCGAAGCACGCGGTGGTGGCCATCTCCGAGACCGTGCGCGCCGAGCTGGCCCAGCAGCACAGCGCGGTCACGGTCGCGGCGTTCTGCCCCGGTCTGGTGCGGACCCGCATCACCAGCTCGGCGCGCAACCGCCCCGACCAGCTCCGCAACCCCGGCGAGCCGCTCCCGGAGCGGGAGTCGTGGGACGAGAGGATGGCCGAAGGCCGTCAGGAGGCGCTGGAGGCCCAGTTCGGCCGGGCCAAATCAGCGGCCGAGGCCGCCGCCATCCTCCACGACGGCCTGCTGGAGGGCCGCTTCTACATCTGGACCGACGACCTGTTCGCCGAGCCTCTCCGCCAGCGCCACGCCGAGATCCAGGACTCCTGCTGGACCGCCGGCTAG